TATTGGTGACGCACTGACTTTTTTCAACTTCATTCATGAGAAGAAGCCACCTGGGACCAAGATGTATAACGTATTTATATCTGGTCTATGTGAAGCTCGGAAgccagagcaggcaatggtattTTGGAGGGAAGCAAGGGATAAAGGATTAATACCGAGCATTGACTGCTATGAACAGCTTGTGCTCCTTTTGAGCTCTGTTCAAGATTATGACAGTGTTGTGAAGATTATTGATGACTTCAGGGAAACAGGGCGCCCTGTTTCAGCGTTCTTGTGTAATGTGCTTCTGTTGCACACACTGAGGGGCAGCGATCTTCTCAAGGCTTGGGCGCGTTCAGAAGATAAATCCGGGTCTCTTGAAGCAAGCGCTGGAGAGATCAAAGGTCGGGGTGCAGGACGATTCTTGATTGGCCAACTTATCGAGTTGTTTGCAAGTGGTATCAGGAACAGGAGTGACTTGGAGGTTTTAGAAGAGGGTCTAGAACAGTTCTTTCCTGTCGACATTTATACTTATAACATGCTGTTACGAGGATTGAGCATGGCAGGGAGGATGGATTCTGCCTGTAACATGTTTGAAAGACTCTGCCAAAGGGGCTATCTACCGAATCGATATACTTTTGATATAATGGTACATGGCTTCTGCAAGCATGGCAGCAGAAGTGAGGCTGAAAGGTGGATGGAGGCAATGTACCGAAACGGGTTCTATCCCACTTGGTACACTATGAGGTTATACAACAATACATCCTTGCGACCGCATGATCAGAAGGCCATTTCATTTGTATAAGTAATAATTACATATCTCATCACATCAGTCTGTTGATCTGAAAGTCCTATGACTTTGCCAAAACAGGTAATGTATTGTTAAACCTTGCTCTTGGATTCATTTTCTACTCCATTGTTAGGTCTAGTTGTTTGAGAAGTTTATGAACCAGTAGGTTTTTGCTGGTTTCCAGAGAACTGAGATATTTGGTAATATTTTTCCTACTGTTTTCTTATGACACAAGGGATAAATCCCTTGCACTTTATTTTGGACTCGTCACACTAGCCTGCCTACTGGATGTTAATTGGTCAGACATGAGAAAATATGTTGGATGGACCATTTTCGTGGCAATCCCACATTGCTTGCACAGTTACAAGAGACGTGCAGTTGCTTAATAAAAGAGTGAACATGTATTTTCTATTATATTCGCATAAATTACATCGTTTGTGTGATTCACTGCATTAGTGGAACTGATTGTGTGATGCACATTGAAGTtgttcttttttttgtttggcaCTATACATTAAAGTGGTTCTAGTTAATCTGGGTTATACGAATGTCTAATAGACCAAAAGTTCAAAACAGTTTAGCTTTTAATGTTTATAAACCACACAGCAATTCAGTTCAATGTCTTACATTGTTTCGCTCCAAATTTTGAGCATTGTGCAGGCACTCATTTTGGGGATCAAACATATTTTCATGTGGAGCATATTCCTAAACTTAACATATAGCATCCTGAATCACACCTCACCTGGCACGGCATAGCATGCGTAGGTATCAGTTTACATGTAACATTGATATATTTTTTCGGTGTCCCTTGATGTATTCTACTAGCTCACATAGTTTTGCGGTCTGCGCTGTTTACCTGGTGTAACAATAATAATTCAGTCCTCGCTGAATCAGTATATTATAAGCAATGCAGGTTCCTTATCATGACATCATCATTATCTAGAAGCTTAGCATAGCACTGCGAATAGATCGAAGGCAGATAGCTGGTCCAAATTATGCATTAGGTGTGCTTCGAGATCCAGTGGCTGTACACCTTGCAAGGTTGATCTGCTTATATATGGTGCAAAGCTGTCTAGCCGACGATCTTTTTTCGCTGGCAAGTCCAGAATAAAATTGGATGGATATGTATGCTGCATTTATAGTTATATTGTGCTAGAAAGATAGGAAGAGTCCGATGTCCATCAGTTTGTGGTTTCGGGGATTGCTTACCGACTTTCATTCATATCTGAAAAGATCAAGGGTGCCGAAGTCTTCATTGATCCAAACACGTTTTGGTAGATGAGGAGATACCCTCTCTGGCCAATGATTTGAGGAGCTAGCATCAGATGGTCTATCATGGCGTTTTTCTtgaaaaaaacgtataatatgaAGCGTTGATGAGACATTATTTAGCAAGGAACTCGTGGAGGGCTTGGGATATCTCCAGTCGAAGGTTAACATCATCTTAAAGTATTTTCATGGTTGTCTCCATATGGGTTTCCGTTTTTCCTAACTGGATGAAAACACTGTCCATGCATTTATGGCCGCAACTCTAGTTTATGATACCGTTCGAATTAAAAGCACACCAATTAATTAATTCATGTAAATGATAATACTAGTCATTCACTAGCCTTCCCtgaggctggtcatagtggggagtaacttagactagtaacatgcatatgttactagtctatgttactacttttATAATGGTAGTAACatatactctctccgttcctaaatatttgtctttctagagatttcaacaagtgactatatacggagcaaaatgagtgaatctacactctaaactatgtctatatacatagtccatttgaaatctttagaaagataaatatttagaaacggagggagtagatgataACATGTAAGCCTTCATTTATTGAGATATAGACTCATTTTACTTTGGATgtgttatgttacagtaacatattagaCCTCTTCCAATGCAAAgatgcttagatgaggtgctaagtgcATTAAATACCTTAGCAACTCAACttcccaatgcataggtgctaaCTTGTTGCTAAGCACACTTTATTTAATGAGTTAGCACCTAAAGTCTTTCATGCATTGGTCAAGTTGTTTCATTTAAGTGATTTGTCTAGGTTCTTGCGCTTGACATTTGTTCTTgctggggtcaccaaagtgctctcTCTTCTCCTTAAATGTTGTGTCATGTCATTTTTTCGCTTATGTGGCATGCGTAGCACCTGTCCAGGGAAGGGCTTTATGTTACCACAAgcatctctctcctcattaacttcaTGGTACATAAGCAAATTTGTCTTGAGACGTGATATGTTATCACCTAAGTTACTATCACTATGACTAGCCAGGGGAAACGAGCTCCATCTTATTGATTTCAGAGTTGTACTGTAGTTTTTTTTCATGTCGATTATGAATTAGACAGTCTTTAGCATTTCGAAATCTTGGAAAGAAACGCCGCACTGAATCACACGCTCACCCAAATTTTTCGTGTGAGACTGAGACCATGCACTTTCGTCAGCAGTGCACCaaagaaaaacaaatcacaaatAATTAGCCCCAGCACAGTTAAATCAGGTTTCTTTTGCCAATCTACAGATACTCCGTCAATCTTGAAATCAGTTGCATCTACAGTAGGCAATGTTCGAAGCAGAATTATTATAACCCAAGCGGAAATATAGATGGTCAACTATTATGCCAGTGAGAACAGCCCCATCATTACACTTAAAAGTGGGCCCACTTTCATCTAAAATGGTAAAAAGAAAAAACAGGAACGGCTGGGATTAAGCGGGCCTATATACACAGTTCAAACTTCCATCTGATATACTACCACACTCATACACATAGTCAACGTCTTTTTTTTTCTGCTAACAGAGCTTATTCCACAAAACAAATTGGAGAACATGCAAAAAAAGGGCACTTGTACAACTATTCCTGCATTAAGAAAGAGTACATTCTGCTCATTATCACTTGGGCATCTCGTCTATCAACTGTATTTGTTGTTGTCGACACCACGGCAGGTCGACCCTCTATGGCACCCGTTCTCACCTAGGCATGAAACGAGGGCCCCCGGTGGACGGAAGCCCCGCTTGTGGAACACAAGCGTCAGTCAATATCCAAGGTGGAGTATGGCGCATGGCCAACCTGCATTGGTTTAAAATGTGACCACTTTGTTAAGCAATTCATATACTAGCATATGGTTGCACAGGGTCTAGAAATTCTGATGATCTCTGGTCGGATGTTTGCTAGTTTAGTACTTACCGAGCAATCATCATGGACACGCCAGATCGTCTCGCCTAGAAGGTTCGCGACTGAAAGGATGGTCAGCTGCGGGAAATTCTTCTCCTCCTTCAAAGGGATAGTGTTCGTGATGATTACTTCTTGAAACAAACcacttgataatctttcgatggCTGGTGGGCTGAAACGGTGATGTGAAACATACTAGTAAGAAATCAGAGCTAAACATGTCGCCACAGTATAACGCAATAAAACATACGAGACAAATTCAAGTTCAATGACTGCATCTCAGCCTTTTCTGATGAACAGACATTGCAGCAAGACAGCATAATTATTCCAATCTCTATTGAAGGTTTACACTTTGGGTTCACATTTCCACGACACGAATCTAACACAAGTTTAAACCAAATTTTGCTTAGCATCAAATATTTGGTAACCACTGAATTCTTTTTCCCTGCCATTTTCCTAAGTAACTTTATCCATCCAAATTTGTAGGTTAGATCCGACATACAATGTTATACTATACCAGCACAATGCACACTTCTGAATTGCTCACACAAATTGGTGCAGACTCTGGTTCCATCAAACTCTCAGCTCCATGGAATAAGTCTGTAACTACGTATATAGTGCGGTGATGGGCCTCACCCCACAGCAAGGCAAGTTCAGTAGTTCATCTATGGAATGGGCGTAAAAGTAGCATACCTAAAAACAGCATGTGTACAGCATGCATATACTTCTCTTGCTCCTTCTTGATGCAGCAGCTCAGCTCCTTTGGCAATAGTTCCTAATTTAATTGTACTAGTCTTATTAGGATATAAGTATTCATATTCAGAAGCAAACATTGTCAAAAGGTAGCTAGTTTTGATATGCAACAAGATGTAATTTACTTCTCAGTTAGGAGCTTTCCAAGTTTAAACTATACTGCAGCTCATATGACTAGTATCCAAACCTTACTAAAAAATAATAATTGTaactatatactccctccgtatcAAAATAAAAGACGTTTTTTAATCTTTGGTCTCTGCTTTTAATATGATACCACAACATATACTTCACTATTAACAACATGCCGGTTACCAACATTAGCCTCAACCAAGTAAACAGTTGCAAACACGACATTAAAACATGGCTCAACTGCCCCTCAGTGTGAAATGCTCAATCTTAGAATTATGTTTCCTATAACTTAAATGCGATAACTTACCTGCCGTATCAATCATATCATCCATCATAACGGCCACTTTTCCTCTAACATCTCCAATAAGATTCATTACCTGTAAGATGCACATGAAAAGTTATGCTTATTTAATCTGACAGAACAGAGCACATAAAGGCATGGAAAATAAAGCTAGCATGCACCATGTGAAACAGCACATCTCCAAATGCATTATACATTTCCTGCAGATTGACTATTACTTGCCTCGGCAACGTTGTGTCCATGCCTTCTTTTATCTACAATCGCTAGAGGTGCATCTGATAGCTTTTTGGCAAAAGCACGTGCCCTGGCAACACCTCCAACATCGGGCGACACCACCACCAAGTCATTTGAACTAATTGTCTTGCTGGCGAGGTAATCAAGAATCACCGGCTTCACAGATCAAAGAGGCAAAGACAAACAGTTATGGAACAATGGATATCATATCACATGCCAGTTTTAAAGTAATTGATCAACTTAAGCAACATGTATCAGTAAGTACCTGGCCATAAACATGATCTACTGGGATGTCAAAATATCCCATGGCCTGACTTGAATGAAGATCACAAACAAGGACACGGTTTGCACCAGCTTCAGTAATCATATTAGCTACAAGTTTTGCAGCTATAGATTCACGACCTTGAGACTGAAAAAGCAGTGAAGTAAATAAACTTATGTTAGATATGGCAATGATTTTTTTTTGTTAATATTAGGATGACGTGCCAGAAATATATAGTAAGACTGAGTTCCTGATCATGCATTATCCTGCCAACAAAATGCTCTCATGGTAATAGAATATGCTGCACTATTCAGCATTGACTTTCAATTCTCCATATTTATGAATCTCTACTCCCATAAAAGACCGAGATGGTGGATGATGTACCTGCCATCCCTCATTTTCGACCATCAGATCTGCATCCGACGCATGGGAGACAACCCCACTTCACATTTAAAATAGACCCTTATATTTTACGTCCTGTTCCATCTATCCCCACCTCATCGAACAAGAGGCATTTGATCCTTCTAGAAAAGGGGAgcaaacaatggaactgaactgGGCAGGTGGCCACTGCTGCTCACACGCCGCCAGCGCCGGCCACTCCGAACGCCTCTCCCGACTCCTCTCTACCGTAGCAGCCCAACCACTCACTacctcctccacctccccctccccctcctcccaaTTGTCTCCTCTTCCCCTACCCCGTCTCGTTCGACGCCGACGTCGGCAAGTACACGGACGGCACCGTCCGCCCCCCAAGTCCGCAATGCCTCTTTTGCCTCCTCTGATGCAGCAACCCCTCCTCCCACCACCTCCCCTCCCCCTACCCCATCCGAACGACATTGGCAAGTACGCCCCCAATGTGGTCCGCCCCAATTCCACGACATTTGTTCCATCAATTATTTTTCGTAAATACCCATGCATATGGTAGACTTCCAACGCTCTGGACTCGACCCAATACCGGTGCGCCGTACCAAGCGTCGGGTTGTTTAGTTTGTTAGCGTTTGCCATTGGAATCTGAGGCGATCATTTGCGTTCTTATTATGGTAATCATGACCTTGCACAAGATCAGCATCTATAATATAATAACAAAAAAGCAAAACAAAGTCTCATCCCAACTCTATATTATATAACCTGACACCAACGGATACATAGATAAATGCTCTGAAGGAGTGATAAAAACACTTTGCAACCTACCATCTCATACTATAAAATCTCTAAAGGTACTGTGACACCTCCCTCATGCTTGGTCTTTTGGTCTGAATACAACACAGACAGTTATGTACGCAATAATGTCCTTTTAAGTGAGCAGGTAGATGAAGCAAAAAACCTAGAACCCTATCTAATAAAGGAAAATTTGCATCTattccctctgttcctaaatataagtcttttaagagattccactatagactacatatggagcaaaacgAGTGAACATATGCTCTAAAAggcgtctatatacatccgaatGTAGTctctatagtggaatctctaaaaagacttatatctaggaatggagggagtataatcTTTGTATACCAGTATATATGTGCATATGCTT
The sequence above is a segment of the Aegilops tauschii subsp. strangulata cultivar AL8/78 chromosome 6, Aet v6.0, whole genome shotgun sequence genome. Coding sequences within it:
- the LOC109755913 gene encoding ribose-phosphate pyrophosphokinase 1, chloroplastic codes for the protein MPLPSSSSAAAVAAGPAASPLAARSRGRLLRARSGHAAVRCQRVDPVRLRAVNGSPPCVPLSDRSPWTPATMPIFGDANIRKDDTRLRIFSGTANPSLAQEIASYMGLELGKVNIKRFADGEIYVQLQESVRGCNVFLVQPSCPPANENLMELLIMIDACRRASAKNITAVIPYFGYARADRKSQGRESIAAKLVANMITEAGANRVLVCDLHSSQAMGYFDIPVDHVYGQPVILDYLASKTISSNDLVVVSPDVGGVARARAFAKKLSDAPLAIVDKRRHGHNVAEVMNLIGDVRGKVAVMMDDMIDTAGTIAKGAELLHQEGAREVYACCTHAVFSPPAIERLSSGLFQEVIITNTIPLKEEKNFPQLTILSVANLLGETIWRVHDDCSVGHAPYSTLDID